In one window of Gemmatimonadota bacterium DNA:
- the dinB gene encoding DNA polymerase IV: MPPRIMHVDLDAFFVEVCRQRHPELRDVDLLVVGGRRESRGVVQSASYGARRFGVRSGMPIAQAARLCPGATFFQGSFAHYREASRAVRTVLGRHSPVVAMASLDEGYLDFTGTEALYPVSLMPVAERLRAEVSAETGLDSSIGIGPNRMVAKLASDYAKPRGICEVRAGWEEGFVAGLELRALPGIGPRTGERLRQLGLTQVAQVQALSEPDLARLVGDYARELKWRAHGHGTAALHAGRPARSVSRETTLARDATDPDHLDGLLVRFAGLVGADLRESGLVARTVTLKLRHGDFHTVTRRRTLPQPTDLDAELLAPARALFLPAFEEARRRRQGIRLIGLAATNLTEATPADLFESPERTRLRELTQAVDKVRERFGFDAVTPARTLALRGRRGPGPKGES; encoded by the coding sequence GTGCCCCCACGCATCATGCACGTGGACCTCGATGCCTTCTTCGTCGAGGTCTGCCGCCAGCGCCACCCCGAACTGCGCGACGTCGACCTGCTGGTGGTCGGCGGCCGGCGCGAGTCGCGCGGCGTGGTGCAGTCGGCGTCGTACGGGGCGCGCCGGTTCGGCGTCCGCTCCGGCATGCCCATCGCCCAGGCGGCGCGGCTCTGCCCCGGCGCCACCTTCTTCCAAGGGAGCTTCGCCCACTACCGCGAGGCCTCGCGGGCGGTGCGCACAGTGCTCGGCCGGCATTCGCCGGTGGTGGCCATGGCCTCCCTGGATGAGGGGTACCTCGACTTCACCGGCACCGAGGCGCTCTACCCGGTGTCCCTGATGCCCGTGGCGGAGCGCCTCCGCGCCGAGGTCAGCGCAGAGACCGGGCTCGACTCGAGCATCGGCATCGGGCCCAACCGCATGGTCGCCAAGCTCGCCTCCGACTACGCCAAGCCGCGCGGCATCTGCGAGGTCCGCGCCGGCTGGGAGGAGGGCTTCGTGGCCGGCCTCGAACTGCGCGCCCTGCCCGGCATCGGGCCGCGGACCGGGGAACGGCTGCGGCAGCTGGGGCTCACCCAGGTGGCCCAGGTGCAGGCGCTGTCCGAACCCGACCTGGCGCGCCTGGTGGGCGACTACGCCCGCGAGCTCAAGTGGCGGGCCCATGGCCACGGCACCGCCGCGCTGCACGCCGGGCGCCCGGCGCGATCGGTCAGCCGCGAGACCACCCTGGCCCGCGACGCCACCGACCCCGACCACCTCGATGGGCTGCTGGTGCGGTTCGCGGGGCTGGTCGGGGCCGACCTCCGGGAATCCGGGCTGGTGGCCCGGACCGTGACGCTCAAGCTCCGCCACGGCGACTTCCACACCGTCACCCGCCGGCGCACGCTGCCGCAACCCACCGACCTCGATGCCGAGCTGCTCGCCCCGGCGCGGGCGCTGTTCCTGCCGGCCTTCGAGGAGGCCCGCCGGCGGCGGCAGGGCATCCGCCTGATCGGGCTCGCCGCCACCAACCTCACGGAAGCCACCCCGGCGGACCTGTTCGAGTCGCCCGAGCGCACCCGGCTCCGCGAGCTGACCCAGGCCGTGGACAAGGTGCGGGAGCGGTTCGGATTCGATGCGGTGACACCGGCGCGGACGCTGGCGCTCCGTGGGCGTCGCGGTCCCGGCCCCAAGGGGGAATCGTGA